A portion of the Faecalibacterium sp. I3-3-89 genome contains these proteins:
- a CDS encoding ABC transporter permease, translated as MLKYTVKRLAQSLVTILLIATIVFLLMRCLPTDYYFTEEQLMKFTEEQKYAALEAAGLTDPIGTQLLHFYNDLLHLDFGTSRRIQNGASVVKVIGKKFGVSMRLGLISAGISLVVGVLLGILQTAFKDKVFDWIGTAYTVFVNAVPSLVSYSLVLVFGSKYLGFPTLYSTRNVGPSSVLPIVCLSLASIAGYALWTRRYMVDELTRDYIKLARVKGLSSSEIMFKHVLRNAMVPMVQYIPQSILLTVGGSLLMERFFSVPGMGPLLTDAIQRYDLNVVQTLVILYAVLGIVGVFMGDVLMMLVDPRITLTGKEAAR; from the coding sequence ATGTTAAAATACACCGTCAAGCGGCTGGCTCAGTCGCTCGTCACGATCTTATTGATCGCAACCATCGTCTTTCTGCTGATGCGCTGCCTGCCTACGGACTACTACTTCACGGAAGAACAGCTCATGAAGTTTACCGAAGAGCAGAAATACGCCGCACTGGAAGCCGCCGGTCTGACCGACCCCATCGGCACCCAGCTGCTGCACTTCTACAACGACCTGCTCCATCTGGACTTCGGCACGTCCCGCCGCATCCAGAACGGTGCCTCCGTCGTGAAGGTCATCGGCAAGAAGTTCGGCGTCTCCATGCGCCTCGGCCTGATCTCTGCCGGCATCTCGCTGGTGGTGGGCGTTCTGCTGGGCATCCTGCAGACCGCCTTCAAGGACAAGGTCTTTGACTGGATCGGCACTGCCTACACCGTTTTCGTCAACGCGGTGCCCTCTCTGGTCTCCTATTCGCTGGTGCTGGTGTTCGGCTCCAAGTATCTGGGCTTCCCCACGCTGTACTCGACCCGCAACGTCGGCCCGTCCAGCGTGCTGCCCATCGTCTGCCTGTCGCTGGCTTCCATCGCAGGCTATGCCCTGTGGACCCGCCGCTACATGGTGGATGAGCTGACCCGCGACTATATCAAGCTGGCCCGCGTCAAGGGCCTCAGCTCCAGCGAGATCATGTTCAAGCACGTCCTGCGCAACGCCATGGTCCCCATGGTGCAGTATATCCCCCAGTCCATCCTGCTGACGGTGGGCGGCTCTCTGCTGATGGAGCGGTTCTTCTCCGTCCCCGGCATGGGCCCCCTGCTGACCGACGCCATCCAGCGCTATGACCTGAACGTCGTGCAGACGCTGGTCATCCTCTACGCTGTACTGGGCATCGTGGGTGTTTTTATGGGCGACGTGCTGATGATGCTCGTTGACCCGCGCATTACTCTGACCGGAAAGGAGGCCGCACGCTGA